tttggagatttccaatttaacacatcctgcaccttgctaggatccacAGAGAAGCCTCTAGGTgtcaggacatgtcccaaaaactgcactcgatccaaccaaaactcacacttgctgaatttggcatacaattTGTGTTCACGCAGTCGAGTCAATACTATACAAAGATGTTGTGCATGTTCTTcgttgttcttagaatatatcaatatgtcatcaatgaacagtaccacaaacttgtctaactctggcatgaagactgaattcatgagatacatgaggAATGCAGGaacattggtgagaccaaaagacatgactaggtattcatagagGCCATACCTAGTTGAGAAAGccgtctttggtatatcttgtgtccggatcttaatttggtgatacccagaacgaagatcaatctttaaaAACACCTTGGCatcagccaactgatcgaacaaagtattaatacgaggtaaaggatacttgttcttaatggttaccgtgttgagagggcgataatccacacacatctaaagagtgtcatccttcttcttcacaaaatagctagacaaccccatggtgaagaacttgaaCAGATGAATCCCTTCTCTAACAATTCCTCTAACTATTTGTTTATCTTagccaattcctttggagccatgtgaTAAGGACACCGTGAAATAGGAGCAataccaggttctaactcaatggcaaactccacaTCCCGGTCTAGTGGTAACCCCGGTAGGtcctcggggaagacatccggaaactcatagaccacaggaatagaagAAAGGTCcggagaagcttcagcatgaaTAACAACTAGCAGGGTAGGGACTGaagacataaggagagacattctatcatcagaagaaggaagcttcaactcaacaattctttgcctacggttcaagactaccccatagttTCTTAACTAGTTCATTCCCAGAATtacatctatgccttgcctaggcaacaCTATGAACTAGAGATGATAAGAGTGAGTGGTGAGCACTAGTCTCACTGTGTTCATTTGAGTTTTAATACACAACTGTGCACCTgggttctgattctataggcaatagaaatagccatagtagatatattgtgcctttgtgtAAACCCCATACTCaagaatgaatgtgatgcaccagaatcaaataatacatatgctgggtgtgaatcaatggtgaacataccagccatcacaggcTCTCCCTATGAtatctcctcagcctcagtgaagttaaccTATCTCGAGCGGCTCACAAacaccttcttcctgatgatagtcctcttgaccaaatgagagttggctgaaggctgagaAGACTAAGTAAGCTGGTTCTGGGGGCACtcacgagcatagtggcctttcttgccacacttgaaataagCACCCGGCTTGTTCTCCTATCCCTAACGAGGCAGAACCTGCTGGCCCTGAGgctgctgcacctgctgagtaggtgcacgatacTGAGTGGGAGATGCCTAGTAAGTCTGCTGAGTCTAACGAGACAACTATCCACCCAGAGAGTGATAAACACCCTCCTCATAACATATACCTTCTGTgactgtgggtgactagaagacccagtgatcaccctcttgcgcttccactcagcctgagagtcacgctgaagtccctccatagcaatggcagcattcatcaaagcaccaaaagtcTGATAGCCCCATGTATACAACTTCTCTTGCAATATACAAGAGAGACCACGATTGAAacggtccatcttcttctcatcagtatccacatgagtcccaaCATTTTGTGCaaggtggttgaacttgttcacatactccatcacagtcatgtttccttgctttAGCTCTAGAAACTCGGACAGCTTCCTGTTTAGCAAACCGGTAGGAATATAGTACTGAtagaaagcagtggtaaactcccaccaagtcacatggtggtccataggtTGCATGgtgttgaaagtgtcccaccaagcactagcAGATCCTAGAAGCTACTATGCGGCAAAGCACACCTTCTGCTCATCCGTCACATTGGGTatctgaaacttctgctctagaatacgaagccaatgctccgcgtCCAGAGGCTCAGAAGTTGgtgtgaatgtgggtgggtgcaTCCCCAAGAAGTCTTGATAGGAATAGGGCCTCTCAGGACCATGGGCATGACCTCGGTTCTCGCCGTTGTCACCGGGGCCTCCACGgacgaagccaccaatagcctgtgccagcatctctagggcacgggctgactcatagcgagcagccaacatctcagcATGGGTCATcgaaggcggtggtggtggcggaggaggaggaccaaggagtggggccttGTGGCTCTCCTCGTTGGTATTGCCATGACCATTTTCGCCTTGGTCTTCAACAAGACCATGGCCCATCCCAGCACTCATGCTTCTATgaccagaccttaggttcatctgtcaatagataggaacccaccgTTGGGGACCAGGCCTCCATACTTAGAAATAAACGGCTAGAGAGATGACAAGGCCTAATAAATGGTTACAAGCGAGAACTTTTCCTTAAAGGGTAAACCATTTCTCTTATTTATTCACCTATCATATTAACTACCCAAAAATTATATGTGAAGGGGAGTTTAGCGtaaacaagattctcttttcatgatgcatggatcgacctattcgttcgctcaagccagaatatagcagcattcacatataatttttggcacaacgcacactcacttcctgtatgctaaacgattcttacacAACGTAAGGTAGTGCACCtgtagaagattgattagataaaaccagtgccactatcctagatagaccatattacttgggcttatacttatttatgtaatttatcgcatcctactttttcgcaaagcttttgttggtcaaattttaggttttaagaagagtttttaaactcatagactcattattggctttgataccatctgtggtagaaccacccaaaataacacgctttcggaggcgctcgtcttccactagacactaagcatcctgaaagttagctacatcggacagttccatcgagcacaccccacggaagaactcgaatcaatccacgttttacctccagaatccaataatgagtacaagcttacaatacttagtctattttatacaataagagttcttggaaatcatttattataataccagggttcagagtgtgataattaaacaacagaatgaaaataaacatctagcaaaaacgatacaaggattcgtctgtgcccaccagaagaatcctccacacaagagccaCTCCTtaagctacacctgcaataggataaaataaaccctgaggacacaatgtactcgcaagacttacgcgattagtgggaatagtttcccgactccaagggtatgataggcaatatgggtttgcaattttctttttgtttgcgaaaagcattactagatgtacatccttaagatcaagtttaattagcagtcatgattacttcattagctaaccattcaaggtaagcacttgttctactttcaagcaagggttgagcaatcagaaccaatttaccatctttcatattccagttttTACTGCGGTGCTAGACAATAGCAAAGTTGTACCATCTCATAGAAAtgatgattcatgaaccaatatatcctagctgggtccccaaaacacacgccccatttgtaccccaggcacaaacaagaccaacccattccactcctgtcatggggtctaggtctccgtccaaacttggactccaagcccccacatttgagacccggtctcaatatggtgcttagaccttcacctttcctcacctccaattagttggtccagaaagagccagaacccacgacaagagcgtaatgagccttcccgctcccataagcaagtatgtgctcaggataataagtctgtgacctgactaccatccacagcaacggacggtcctcaatcgacacaaacagggaaaatagtgtaaccaagttaAGCCCCGTTGGCCACAGGGCACAACTTGTCACACCCACcataacccataccatatcccttctcggtctctattttttctttcatcatttttcatgagtaattataataatcacctattgtgagtaacgataggttactcacgctaccgaaaacctaagcatagtagctacttgaacctgtactagtaggactcataggacatatatatctatgcatgtggtttccataaaattcctgtaacgtaaatgcacatcacatatatatatatatatattcagtgattatcaaaaataaggtttatgcaccggggcttgccttgggcaggtgtggtgtcagctgagtcagtcggtggtggctctaggatctcctacatgagaatctcctcctcgtactcctcaacgatctcctcgaactcatgatcgacggtggtcatgatctccgccatctcgttctctatatgcatgcgatgatgatgatgcaacaattcAGTATTtaggcaatagcaactcttaaaataagaatacacatgttaaGCAACTAAGCCAGCTCTAAtggctaagatactaagctaactatcagctCTATCGAATCAAGTGTCAAGCTCACCGTAACAAGTGCTTAATTTCCTAAATCAATGTTATGCTCTTATTCATATTAAATGTTTAATGGATATGTAGCTACCCTAATAAACAAGCTAtattagggctacaaaaattacactaagcacataataatacaatgaagctactgtaaaaaatTTAGGATctaagctatcaccaatttaccacaaaaattcatacaataattaccctaataatattaagcactttcaAACGATTTAATAGCCCTTAGTATCAACACATTTATGCATGATCTATCTATACTACCAAATAGATCACAGTTTTAGGaacataacaaaatttgtttcgcaATTTTTAGACACCTACATGAATTTATATCAATTATACAAATCTAGCTCAGAAATTGAAATGGAAAAACTATTACTaattcctaagaaaaagaaaaagcggATTCAACTGCGCGACCCACCTACGCGCGGCCCACGCGACGCAGCGTGTGCGTAGCGGCCCATGCGACAGCGGCCCGCACACGAGACGGCCCATGGCGGGGGAATCCCGCGCGcgctggcgcttttgcaaaatAGACATCGCACTTCTTCCAAATTACAACTAAGTCCAAATGttatttccccctctctcaaccctctcacttaaccccctggctttcTAGGAATTCCCCTGCGCGCACCCTCGGTGACTCAGCGCATGGCGGCACAACGGGTGCTGACACAGCGTGGCCGTGCTGACCACCTAGGACCTGTGCCGACCCTCCTAACGGGTCGGTCACGATCTCCAACCCGAGCGGCTATGCTAAGCGGCAACATGGCGTGGCGAGACTCGCTGGAGGCAGCTGCGGTGGTGCGCGGCCATCCACGATGGTGGCATGGCTTCCCCGGTGAactagagcacctaagaacctaactggccAGCGAGAGAGCATCAGTAAACTACCGTGAACTGAGCTGAGGTGACGGTTGGAGTGGAGGATGATGGCGAAGGGCTGGCCACATGCGGCCAAGCCGTACGACGGCACACTATGGTGGTACGGTCGCGTCAGCGACGACGCGAAGATGGTAGAGGTTTGGCTATCACGTAGGGTGAAGAGGGGATGAAGGCAAATCTAGTGGTGCATAGGAATTGGCTCAGGGTGAAATAatggagggctgccctcggccaTGGCCAAGCACGGCCTTATCGGCATGGCGATGGGGAAagttccaaattggagcttggatGTGCATGGTTCAAGGCTGGGTGGGGTCAGGCCATGAGAggacttgatgatgaagccacGGATGCACTGaattgattggtggtgatcgCTCGATGCTTAATTTGATGGCgcggctcgacgacggcagcagagagagagagacggggtaGGACAGGTGGGCTTAGCTCAGGCTCGCCTTGGCGAGATGCGGTCGGCGTGATCATGGAGGCACGCGTGCAAACACTATGGACAAGCGCGCGCATCCACGACTGACATGGCCCGCGCGGCGCAGCTCAataaatggcaaggcgacggGAGCTCGACCACGTGCGTGTGGCATCTAACCAGGCTAGCGGCGGGGTAAGGGTACCACGGATAGCGCGCGAATGAGAAGGCGAGGCGACGGTAGCGACAGCGGCTACGTCACAGCATGAGGTGGGTCAGCAGTGCGATAGGGCAGGCGGTGGCGAGGATTTAAGTGCCACATTGCtattagctagcaatgttatttttctacagcaaggatttcattgtcatctagaaAGTTCATATTCTAAACTCTATTTAAGTGCCACATATgtattctatagtatttt
The nucleotide sequence above comes from Miscanthus floridulus cultivar M001 chromosome 18, ASM1932011v1, whole genome shotgun sequence. Encoded proteins:
- the LOC136524704 gene encoding uncharacterized protein, translating into MGHGLVEDQGENGHGNTNEESHKAPLLGPPPPPPPPPSMTHAEMLAARYESARALEMLAQAIGGFVRGGPGDNGENRGHAHGPERPYSYQDFLGMHPPTFTPTSEPLDAEHWLRILEQKFQIPNVTDEQKYYIPTGLLNRKLSEFLELKQGNMTVMEYVNKFNHLAQNVGTHVDTDEKKMDRFNRGLSCILQEKLYTWGYQTFGALMNAAIAMEGLQRDSQAEWKRKRVITGSSSHPQSQKLADAKVFLKIDLRSGYHQIKIRTQDIPKTAFSTRYGLYEYLVMSFGLTNVPAFLMYLMNSVFMPELDKFVQV